In the genome of Mycobacterium kansasii ATCC 12478, one region contains:
- the hemB gene encoding porphobilinogen synthase — translation MSWPRQRPRRLRATPAMRRLVAQTSLEPRHLVLPMFVAEGISESQPIRSMPGVVQHTRDSLRSAAADAVAAGVGGLMLFGVPRDQDKDAVGSAGTDPDGILNVALRDLAKDLGDATVLMADTCLDEFTDHGHCGVLDERGRVDNDATVDRYVELAVAQARAGAHVVGPSGMMDGQVGAIRDGLDAAGYTDVVILAYAAKFASAFYGPFREAVSCSLSGDRRTYQQEPGNAREALREIQLDLDEGADIVMVKPAMGYLDIVSAAAANSPVPVAAYQVSGEYAMICAAAAHNWIDERAAALESLTSIRRAGADIVLSYWAAEAAGWLS, via the coding sequence ATGAGCTGGCCGCGGCAGCGCCCACGCCGGCTCCGCGCAACCCCCGCGATGCGCCGTTTGGTGGCGCAAACCTCTTTGGAGCCAAGGCATTTGGTGCTACCGATGTTCGTCGCCGAGGGCATATCGGAATCGCAGCCCATCCGTTCTATGCCGGGCGTTGTGCAGCACACCCGTGATTCGCTGCGCAGCGCCGCCGCCGACGCGGTCGCTGCCGGAGTGGGCGGGCTGATGCTATTCGGCGTGCCCCGTGACCAGGACAAGGACGCTGTCGGCTCGGCCGGCACCGATCCGGACGGCATCCTCAACGTCGCGCTTCGGGACCTGGCCAAGGACCTGGGCGACGCGACGGTGTTGATGGCCGACACCTGCCTGGACGAGTTCACCGACCACGGGCATTGCGGTGTCCTCGACGAGCGCGGCCGGGTCGACAACGACGCCACCGTGGACCGCTACGTGGAACTGGCGGTGGCCCAAGCACGGGCAGGGGCCCACGTGGTCGGTCCGAGCGGAATGATGGACGGCCAGGTGGGCGCGATCCGCGACGGCCTGGACGCCGCCGGCTACACCGACGTGGTGATCCTGGCCTACGCCGCCAAGTTCGCCTCGGCGTTCTACGGACCCTTCCGGGAGGCGGTGAGCTGCAGCCTGTCCGGCGACCGGCGGACCTACCAGCAGGAACCGGGCAATGCGCGCGAGGCGCTGCGGGAAATCCAGCTGGATCTGGACGAGGGCGCCGATATCGTGATGGTCAAACCGGCGATGGGGTATCTGGACATCGTGTCCGCGGCTGCCGCGAATTCGCCGGTGCCGGTGGCGGCCTACCAGGTCTCGGGGGAGTACGCGATGATTTGCGCGGCCGCGGCTCACAACTGGATCGACGAACGTGCCGCCGCGCTGGAATCGCTGACCAGCATCCGGCGCGCCGGGGCCGATATCGTGCTCAGCTACTGGGCCGCCGAAGCGGCGGGTTGGCTTTCGTGA
- a CDS encoding Rv0518 family GDSL lipase, translated as MFIIGLTLMAGATPATLGYRPLTMDFRLTHLAVIGDSYTAGTDEGGLGSTSWTARAWQALARAGERIAAEVAAEGRAGYGVPGDHGSVFEDLTARAVKPDDVLVVFFGSRNDEGVDPQLLAEKAGETFDLARRLAPSARLLVIGPPWPTAEVPDWVLQIRDVLNAAAHAAGAAFVDPIGDGWFVDRPELIGADGVHPTDAGHQYLADKIAPLIRAQLLR; from the coding sequence ATGTTCATCATTGGTCTGACTCTGATGGCCGGCGCAACCCCGGCAACCCTTGGCTACCGCCCGCTGACCATGGATTTCCGGCTCACCCACCTCGCGGTGATCGGTGACTCCTATACCGCCGGCACCGACGAGGGAGGCCTGGGCTCCACGTCGTGGACGGCACGCGCCTGGCAGGCGCTGGCTCGCGCCGGAGAGCGGATTGCCGCCGAGGTGGCAGCCGAGGGCCGGGCCGGTTACGGGGTGCCCGGTGACCATGGCAGCGTCTTCGAGGATCTGACCGCCAGGGCGGTCAAGCCCGACGATGTGCTGGTCGTGTTCTTCGGCTCCCGCAACGACGAAGGCGTCGACCCGCAACTGCTGGCCGAAAAGGCCGGCGAGACATTCGATCTGGCGCGCCGCTTGGCGCCGTCCGCGAGGCTGCTGGTGATCGGGCCGCCGTGGCCCACCGCCGAGGTCCCCGACTGGGTGCTGCAGATTCGCGACGTGCTCAACGCCGCGGCTCACGCCGCGGGAGCAGCATTCGTCGATCCGATCGGCGACGGCTGGTTCGTGGACAGGCCCGAGTTGATCGGCGCCGACGGCGTGCACCCCACCGATGCCGGGCATCAGTATCTGGCGGACAAGATCGCACCGCTCATTCGCGCGCAGTTGCTTCGATGA
- a CDS encoding STAS domain-containing protein gives MTIADVADPTGRRGNWTYDCAGAHIRAHCRHLATVVTIRGDIDAVNIDEVGKYLQRFILEDHPVVLDLSEVDYFSAAAISLLHMLDENCHAAGVQWSLVASPAVRQLLGDDRDDALFPLTGSVHEALRDLADAIVSRRQLVLPLIRKTA, from the coding sequence ATGACTATCGCCGACGTCGCTGATCCGACGGGTCGACGGGGAAACTGGACCTACGACTGCGCCGGTGCTCACATTCGCGCGCACTGTCGTCACCTGGCGACGGTGGTGACCATCCGTGGCGACATCGACGCCGTCAACATCGACGAGGTCGGCAAGTACCTGCAGCGGTTCATCCTCGAGGATCATCCCGTGGTCCTCGACCTGAGCGAGGTCGACTACTTCTCTGCGGCCGCTATCTCGCTGTTGCACATGCTCGACGAGAACTGCCATGCTGCCGGCGTGCAGTGGTCGCTGGTGGCGAGCCCAGCCGTCCGCCAGCTGCTCGGCGACGACCGCGACGATGCACTGTTTCCGCTCACCGGTTCCGTCCACGAGGCGCTTCGCGACTTGGCTGACGCCATCGTCAGCCGCCGTCAGCTGGTCCTGCCGCTGATCAGGAAGACGGCTTAG
- a CDS encoding acyltransferase family protein, with amino-acid sequence MRGEIKSLTGLRIIAAVWVVLFHFRPMLGDASPDFRDALAPVLNCGAQGVDLFFILSGFVLTWNYLDRMGRSWSTRATVHFLWLRLARVWPVYLVTLHLAALLVILSLHVGHVPLPEVRDLTAISYVRQILLVQLWFQPFFDGSSWDGPAWSISAEWLAYLLFGLLILVILRMERATRARSLMLLAFAASLPPVLLLLASGQFYTPWSWLPRIVTQFIAGALACAAVRRLRLSDRARRVAGYLALLLIAVMVAVMYWLDAHPITGVVDSGGVVDVLFVPLVITLAVGVGSLPRLLSTRLMVYGGQISFCLYMVHELVHTGWGWAVLQFDLTPQDNPWKWNIIGLLAIAVGASILLYHLVEEPARRWMRKMVDVRALHRKSESAESTSATLHPIDGAREAVSARAV; translated from the coding sequence ATCCGCGGGGAGATCAAGTCGCTGACGGGGCTTCGCATCATCGCCGCCGTGTGGGTCGTGCTGTTTCACTTCCGGCCGATGCTGGGCGATGCATCGCCGGATTTCCGCGATGCCCTCGCGCCGGTGCTCAATTGCGGTGCGCAGGGCGTCGACCTGTTCTTCATTCTCAGTGGCTTTGTGCTGACCTGGAACTACCTTGACCGCATGGGCAGGTCCTGGTCGACCCGCGCCACCGTGCATTTCCTGTGGTTGCGGCTGGCCCGGGTGTGGCCGGTCTACCTGGTCACCTTGCACCTGGCCGCACTGCTGGTGATCTTGAGCCTGCACGTCGGGCATGTGCCGCTGCCGGAAGTGCGAGATCTCACCGCTATCAGCTACGTGCGGCAGATCCTGTTGGTGCAGTTGTGGTTTCAGCCGTTCTTCGACGGGTCCAGTTGGGACGGTCCGGCCTGGTCGATCAGCGCCGAATGGCTGGCCTACCTGCTGTTCGGTCTGCTCATCCTGGTGATCTTGCGGATGGAACGCGCTACGCGCGCCCGCAGCCTGATGCTGCTGGCTTTCGCCGCGTCGTTGCCTCCGGTGCTGCTGTTGCTGGCCAGCGGCCAGTTCTACACGCCGTGGAGCTGGCTGCCACGCATCGTCACACAGTTCATCGCGGGGGCGCTGGCCTGTGCAGCGGTGCGCCGGTTGCGGCTGTCCGATCGTGCTCGCCGAGTGGCCGGATACCTTGCCCTGCTGCTGATTGCGGTCATGGTGGCCGTCATGTACTGGTTGGACGCGCATCCCATCACCGGAGTCGTGGACAGCGGCGGCGTGGTCGACGTGTTGTTCGTTCCGCTGGTGATCACGCTGGCGGTCGGCGTCGGCAGCCTGCCGAGACTGCTGTCGACGCGGCTGATGGTTTATGGCGGGCAAATCTCATTTTGCCTGTACATGGTGCATGAGCTGGTGCACACGGGGTGGGGCTGGGCCGTCCTTCAATTCGATCTGACGCCGCAGGACAACCCGTGGAAATGGAACATCATCGGCCTGCTCGCGATCGCCGTGGGTGCCTCGATCTTGCTGTATCACCTCGTCGAGGAGCCCGCGCGGCGCTGGATGCGCAAGATGGTAGATGTAAGAGCACTGCACCGGAAAAGCGAATCCGCTGAGTCGACGAGCGCGACGCTTCATCCGATCGACGGTGCGCGGGAAGCGGTTTCGGCCCGCGCGGTGTGA